In Methylobacterium aquaticum, the following are encoded in one genomic region:
- a CDS encoding ABC transporter permease, producing the protein MASATETAPLAPAAPARRLPRRLVAFAERAALPLLLVAGWEAFARSGALPAALLPAPTAVLHALGDWLFGIDESTQTYSGHWVPDALASLTRVAAGYAIAALSAVLIGVAIGWWRLVERTVEPTLQMLRPIPPVSWIPLAIIWFGIADKPAIFLVFLGAFFPVLMNTIHGVRGVDRNLIRAGAMMGASERQLLTDIVLPAALPSIFSGLRIAIGSAWMLTVTAEMVAVKSGLGYVLWDSYYFLRYDIVLAAMISIGLLGYLSDLGLKALMASVLHWQKGTTVQGR; encoded by the coding sequence ATGGCCTCGGCTACTGAGACCGCGCCGCTCGCGCCCGCGGCCCCCGCCCGCCGGCTGCCCCGGCGCCTCGTCGCCTTCGCCGAGCGGGCGGCCCTGCCGCTCCTCCTCGTCGCCGGCTGGGAGGCCTTCGCCCGCTCCGGCGCCCTGCCGGCGGCGCTCCTGCCCGCCCCCACCGCCGTGCTGCACGCGCTGGGCGACTGGCTCTTCGGGATCGACGAGAGCACCCAGACCTATTCCGGCCACTGGGTGCCGGATGCACTGGCGAGCCTGACCCGGGTCGCGGCCGGCTACGCCATCGCGGCGCTCTCGGCGGTTCTGATCGGGGTCGCGATCGGCTGGTGGCGGCTCGTCGAGCGCACCGTCGAGCCGACCTTGCAGATGCTGCGGCCGATCCCGCCGGTCTCGTGGATTCCGCTCGCCATCATCTGGTTCGGCATCGCCGACAAGCCGGCGATCTTCCTGGTCTTCCTCGGCGCGTTCTTCCCCGTCCTGATGAACACGATCCACGGCGTGCGCGGGGTCGACCGCAACCTGATCCGGGCCGGCGCGATGATGGGCGCCTCCGAGCGCCAGCTCCTCACCGACATCGTGCTGCCGGCCGCCCTGCCGTCGATCTTTTCCGGGCTTCGCATCGCCATCGGCTCGGCCTGGATGCTGACGGTGACCGCCGAGATGGTCGCGGTGAAGAGCGGGCTCGGCTACGTCCTGTGGGATTCCTACTACTTCCTGCGCTACGACATCGTGCTCGCCGCGATGATCTCGATCGGGCTCCTCGGCTACCTGTCCGATCTCGGCCTCAAGGCGCTGATGGCCTCGGTGCTGCACTGGCAGAAGGGCACGACGGTGCAGGGGCGGTGA